Proteins found in one Dryobates pubescens isolate bDryPub1 chromosome 1, bDryPub1.pri, whole genome shotgun sequence genomic segment:
- the GNL3 gene encoding guanine nucleotide-binding protein-like 3, with product MKRPKLKKASKRLTCHKRYKIQKKIREHHRKVRKEAKKRGRKKPKKDAGIPSAAPFKEKLLREAEQRKQRLEELKQKQKLNRQKEHEKRRKLEAKKNAAKTKENEGKKSSGKSKTKTNKPLDKNSKTSFCRELKKVIEASDVVLEVLDARDPMGCRCPQLEQAVACSGDKKLLLVLNKIDLVPKGNLEKWLSYLKKEFPTVAFKSATLTKDKTMPEQVTKRRGRVDFSRTTESFGSKCLLKLLQEYVRTQNRPIQVGVVGFPNVGKSSIINSLKGVRACNVGVARGVTKSMQIVHVDKQTKMLDSPSIIADPSNGALALALRSIIDTEEPGSADVLEGVDAILNHCSKQQVMMRYTIPDFRNTEEFLALLAQKRGMLKKGAVPDIENMAKLLLCDWTGAKISYHSEPPESQMLPLYLTEDKIAEMQGCFNLKNLEEGNTTTVQAVKFPSPANSIIFQSAGMSNGLIEDTEVMEEASEWENMETDKEEEEDFTESDNDQSDVEEDNDIKEESKVQVTRKAKLGKRQTSSANSDKQIAESQHSNLLSLSMDKTAAEEDAYDFNTDYV from the exons ATGAAGCGGCCGA AGCTGAAGAAAGCCAGCAAGAGGCTGACCTGCCACAAGCGCTACAAGATCCAGAAGAAG ATCAGAGAACACCACCGAAAAGTCAGGAAGGAAGCCAAAAAACGTGGACGCAAAAAGCCCAAAAAAGATGCCGGTATTCCCAGTGCTGCACCATTTAAGGAAAAGCTGCTGCGAGAAGCggagcaaagaaagcagagg CTTGAAGAactaaaacaaaagcagaagctgaacagacagaaagaacatgaaaagaggaggaagcttGAAGCTAAAAAGAATGCAGCGAAAACCAAGGAAAATGAGGGCAAG AAATCTTCTGGCAAGTCCAAAACAAAGACTAACAAACCGCTGGATAAAAATTCAAAGACATCATTCTGCAGGGAGCTCAAGAAG GTGATTGAGGCCTCAGATGTGGTTCTGGAAGTTTTAGATGCAAGAGATCCAATGGGCTGCCGGTGTCCTCAACTGGAGCAAGCTGTAGCTTGCTCTGGAGACAAAAAGCTACTGTTGGTTCTGAACAAAATTG atTTAGTACCAAAGGGGAACTTGGAGAAATGGTTGAGTTACTTGAAGAAGGAGTTTCCAACAGTTGCTTTTAAATCAGCAACGCTGACAAAGGACAAGACTATG CCAGAACAGGTCACAAAGAGACGTGGACGTGTTGATTTTTCAAGAACCACTGAGTCTTTTGGAAGCAAGTGCCTTTTGAAACTTCTTCAGGAGTATGTCAGGACTCAAAACAGACCCATTCAGGTTGGGGTAGTAG GTTTCCCTAACGTGGGAAAGAGCAGCATCATCAACAGTCTTAAAGGAGTTCGTGCTTGCAACGTTGGCGTAGCAAGAGGTGTTACTAA GTCCATGCAAATTGTGCACGTTGATAAGCAGACGAAGATGTTGGACAGTCCAAGTATAATTGCAGATCCTTCCAACGGTGCTCTGGCTCTGGCCTTAAGAAGTATCATAGATACTGAAGAACCAGGCTCAGCAGATGTGCTTGAAGGAGTAGATGCCATTTTAAATCACTGCAGTAAACAGCAG GTAATGATGCGCTATACTATCCCAGATTTCAGAAACACAGAAGAGTTTTTAGCCTTACTTGCTCAGAAAAGGGGTATGCTGAAAAAGGGAGCTGTTCCTGACATTGAGAACATGGCTAAATTACTGCTTTGTGACTGGACAGG AGCTAAAATAAGCTACCACTCAGAGCCTCCAGAATCTCAGATGCTGCCACTCTATCTTACAGAAGACAAAATAGCTGAAATGCAGGGGTGCTTTAATTTAAAGAACCTAGAAGAAGGAAACACCACCACTGTTCAAG CTGTAAAATTCCCAAGTCCAGCAAACAGCATCATTTTCCAGTCAGCTGGTATGTCAAATGGGTTAATAGAGGACACTGAAGTGATGGAGGAAGCATCAGAGTGGGAAAACATGGAAACAgacaaggaagaggaggaggatttcACAGAAAGTGATAATGATCAAAGTGATGTGGAAGAAGATAATGATATTAAAGAG GAAAGCAAGGTTCAAGTCACCAGGAAGGCAAAATTAGGAAAACGACAAACAAGTTCTGCAAATTCAGACAAGCAGATAGCAG AGAGCCAACATTCCAATCTCCTGTCACTCAGCATGGataagacagcagctgaagaggatgcCTATGATTTTAATACAGACTATGTATAA
- the GLT8D1 gene encoding glycosyltransferase 8 domain-containing protein 1 has product MTLKKVNISILIVAVVIFLLILYHNFLGLSDFLRWELSDSNPAGLQPIDFIAAVPQRLADERNEEEISVVITASDERLGGAIAAMNSIYFHTRSNVVFYIVTLNDTVDHLRLWLSSTALKKLQYRILDFDPRVLEGKVQMEPQKPDTLKALTFARFYLPTLVPHAEKAIYVDDDVIVQDDILELYNTPLKPGHAAAFSDDCDSTTNKVAVRGAGNQYNYIGFLDYKKETIRKLAMKANTCSFNPGVFVANLTEWKLQNITKQLEKWMALNVVEELYSRTLAGSITTPPLLIVFYKQHSSIDPMWNVRHLGSSAGKRYSPQFVKAAKLLHWNGHFKPWGRTAAYAEVWEKWYVPDPTGKFSLIRRHSEAYEAK; this is encoded by the exons atgaCATTAAAGAAAG tgaatatTTCCATCCTTATAGTGGCTGTTGTCATTTTTTTGCTGATTCTTTATCATAACTTCTTAGGCCTCAGTGACTTCTTGAGATGGGAATTGTCAG ATTCAAACCCAGCAGGACTCCAGCCTATAGATTTCATAGCTGCAGTTCCCCAGAGACTGGCAGATGAAAGGAACGAGGAGGAGATTTCTGTGGTCATTACAGCATCAGATGAGAGGCTTGGGGGTGCAATTGCAGCCATGAACAGTATTTACTTTCACACCAGATCCAACGTGGTTTTCTATATTGTTACTTTGAATGATACTGTGGATCACTTGAG GCTGTGGCTAAGTAGCACTGCTCTGAAAAAATTGCAGTATCGAATTTTGGATTTTGACCCTCGTGTCTTAGAAGGGAAGGTGCAAATGGAGCCTCAAAAGCCAGACACCTTAAAAGCA TTAACTTTTGCAAGATTCTACCTGCCCACTTTGGTACCTCATGCAGAGAAGGCCATCTATGTGGATGATGATGTCATAGTGCAAG ATGATATTCTTGAACTCTACAACACTCCACTGAAACCTGGACATGCAGCTGCTTTTTCTGATGACTGTGACTCAACCACTAATAAAGTTGCTGTCCGTGGAGCAGGCAATCAG TATAATTACATTGGGTTTCTAGATTACAAAAAAGAAACCATCCGAAAGCTTGCCATGAAAGCCAACACCTGCTCTTTCAATCCAGGAGTCTTTGTTGCCAATTTGACAGAATGGAAATTACAGAACATCACTaagcagctggagaagtggaTGGCACTTAATGTAGT AGAGGAACTTTACAGTAGgaccctggctggcagcatcaCGACTCCTCCACTGCTgattgtattttacaagcaacaTTCCAGTATCGATCCCATGTGGAATGTCCGGCATCTCG GGTCTAGTGCTGGAAAAAGGTACTCTCCTCAGTTCGTGAAGGCTGCCAAACTGCTCCATTGGAATGGACATTTCAAACCCTGGGGAAGAACAGCTGCATATGCTGAAGTCTGGGAGAAGTGGTATGTCCCTGACCCTACAGGCAAGTTCAGTCTGATCCGCAGACATTCAGAAGCCTATGAAGCAAAGTAG
- the SPCS1 gene encoding signal peptidase complex subunit 1, with translation MLSIFRSIPTHMDYKGQKLAEQIFQGIILVSAIIGFIFGYITEQFAWTVYIVMAGFALSCLLTLPPWPMYRRNPLKWLPVQDSGTEEKKPADRKPKRHSKS, from the exons ATGCTGAGCATCTTCCGCTCCATTCCCACGCACATG GACTACAAGGGCCAAAAATTAGCAGAACAGATTTTTCAAGGGATCATTCTTGTCTCTGCA ATTATTGGTTTTATCTTTGGCTACATCACCGAACAGTTTGCATGGACTGTCTACATAGTTATGGCTGGATTTGCTTTATCTTGCTTg CTAACACTCCCTCCCTGGCCCATGTACCGCCGCAACCCTCTGAAGTGGCTCCCTGTCCAGGATTCTGGAACAGAAGAGAAGAAGCCAGCTGACAGAAAGCCAAAGAGACATAGCAAAAGCTAA